In the genome of Gemmatimonadales bacterium, one region contains:
- a CDS encoding serine/threonine protein kinase: protein MTQPTPDFLDLQAALAGEYSLQRELGRGGMGIVYLARDVLLDRDVAIKVLPTPLAGNPAARERFLREARMAAGLSHPHIVPIHRVGEVGGFVFFVMSYIEGESLGERLRSRGPLAPADATRLLREVSWALAYAHGRGIIHRDVKPDNILIEAGSGRALVTDFGIAQAGTGSAATDGHLIMGTARFMSPEQALGDSLDGRSDIYALGVVGFLALSGRLPFEGSELPALLVQQTTREAPSLSTIAPGMPAALAEAIDRCLARDPDDRFPDGEALAAALAPTAETRPALPPSLRAWLGARNPMLVPYLAWGGLFGTLTLANLTVWLLGRRPDGPADIVLLAAITAAPLLPIIGFHLNQARRQFKAGYSLADLLAALELERRERDETEAASRAEGEPGLHRILRLATTAAATWLATTVGLVAAGVVHERDLGMIFLLLPMGATLLLGAASNALDVQFIPTGLRRWWQTGVRDRLWNSRLGRWFAKQLGAPKVSQAVGGGVFRATEAALGVAAGDLFAALPKQYRNQLAELPGVVAALESQAAAARADVDEVAALVASRPEDADALAVRRSAAAARLAESVGALERVRLDLLRLHAGTTDLAPLTTLIDAARRIGEGVDRLVAARREADDAVRTDPPVQP, encoded by the coding sequence ATGACTCAGCCGACCCCGGACTTCCTCGACCTCCAGGCCGCCCTCGCCGGCGAGTACTCGCTCCAGCGAGAACTCGGCCGAGGCGGCATGGGCATCGTCTATCTCGCCCGGGATGTCCTGCTCGACCGGGACGTGGCCATCAAGGTCCTCCCCACCCCGTTGGCCGGCAATCCTGCCGCACGGGAGCGCTTTCTCCGCGAAGCCCGGATGGCGGCCGGGCTCTCACACCCGCACATCGTCCCGATCCACCGGGTCGGCGAGGTCGGCGGCTTCGTCTTTTTCGTAATGAGCTATATCGAGGGGGAGTCGCTTGGTGAGCGGCTGCGATCCCGGGGGCCCCTCGCACCGGCGGACGCCACCCGATTGCTGCGCGAGGTGTCCTGGGCTCTCGCGTACGCCCACGGACGCGGCATCATCCACCGCGACGTCAAACCCGATAACATCCTGATCGAAGCCGGCAGCGGTCGCGCCCTGGTGACAGACTTCGGGATCGCACAGGCCGGCACCGGCTCCGCGGCAACCGACGGGCACCTGATCATGGGAACGGCGCGGTTCATGAGCCCGGAACAGGCGCTTGGGGACAGCCTCGACGGCCGGAGCGACATCTACGCGCTAGGCGTGGTCGGATTCCTGGCCCTGAGCGGGCGCCTCCCGTTCGAGGGGTCCGAACTCCCCGCCCTGCTGGTACAGCAGACCACCCGGGAGGCGCCGAGCTTGTCCACGATTGCGCCAGGGATGCCCGCAGCGCTCGCCGAGGCGATCGACCGCTGCCTCGCCCGCGACCCCGACGACCGATTCCCCGACGGCGAAGCCCTGGCTGCGGCATTGGCCCCGACCGCCGAGACCCGGCCCGCGCTCCCTCCGTCGCTGCGTGCCTGGCTTGGCGCCCGCAACCCGATGCTGGTGCCATATCTCGCCTGGGGCGGCCTCTTTGGAACCCTGACGCTCGCAAACCTGACGGTCTGGCTGCTCGGCCGTCGCCCGGACGGCCCGGCCGACATCGTGCTGCTCGCGGCGATCACCGCCGCTCCGCTGCTGCCGATCATCGGGTTTCACCTCAACCAGGCCCGCCGACAGTTCAAAGCCGGCTACTCGCTCGCCGACCTGCTTGCCGCGCTCGAGCTGGAACGGCGGGAACGCGACGAGACGGAAGCGGCGTCCCGAGCCGAGGGCGAACCTGGACTCCACCGGATCCTGCGCCTGGCGACGACCGCCGCCGCGACCTGGCTCGCCACCACGGTCGGGCTGGTGGCAGCCGGTGTCGTGCACGAGCGTGACCTCGGCATGATCTTCTTGCTGCTGCCGATGGGCGCCACGCTTCTGCTCGGCGCCGCCAGCAACGCACTGGATGTCCAGTTCATCCCGACCGGCCTGAGACGCTGGTGGCAGACGGGCGTTCGCGACCGGCTCTGGAACAGCCGATTGGGCCGCTGGTTTGCGAAGCAACTCGGCGCCCCGAAGGTGTCGCAGGCCGTCGGTGGCGGGGTCTTCCGCGCCACCGAAGCTGCGCTGGGAGTTGCCGCCGGCGATCTGTTTGCTGCGCTTCCCAAGCAATATCGCAACCAGCTTGCCGAGCTACCTGGCGTGGTAGCCGCTCTAGAGTCGCAAGCGGCGGCCGCTCGGGCTGATGTCGATGAGGTCGCGGCCTTGGTGGCCTCGCGCCCCGAAGACGCCGACGCCCTGGCCGTCCGCCGTTCCGCCGCCGCGGCTCGACTGGCCGAGAGTGTTGGCGCCCTGGAACGGGTCCGACTCGACCTGCTGCGGCTCCATGCCGGCACTACCGACCTGGCCCCGCTGACGACCCTGATCGACGCAGCCCGCCGGATTGGCGAGGGCGTCGACCGTCTCGTTGCCGCCCGGCGCGAGGCGGACGACGCCGTTCGGACGGATCCACCGGTCCAACCCTGA
- a CDS encoding BamA/TamA family outer membrane protein, which yields MRSELTRRLCLVALVAMAGLGALARPLAAQIPYTVFDENTEVRSLGFEFTTSRTFKEGELKAQIALSNRGALYGLRRTLAALPIVSSPAPHPFAPLDLQRDVARLRRFYGNAGFLETQIWYDVKYHDNDNTVDITFFIDEGRPILIRAITITAPDGGDLMTRLPEDYVGEWQRRRDAIGADTGGRYTETTRAWHETDLLAWWRNRGWAFATVAASAPIDTAAATTELQFTIDPGPRTRIGRITIEGQESVSDEVIRRVLPFREGRWFNAQALAEGRQRVFGLDLFRLALIDVERDPANDSLANLRIRVTENPPRLITGEIGYVGDGGISTQGQFAHRNFGGGARTLRVSALAETGLLSVGDLDNEEYRLSVAYRAPWFLHRRYSLTVEPFGYYRNNVTDRSWQAGIETSLVYELGPYRFITLQHRYSHRRILDYRLGSGSIIDLNSLLRLIGEGAIDSLSRGSQRSTLSLSGTVGRFDPTRPARTVQGRPTLEITTPGGLNTIEYFAADLPIFGYLPIGPRVTATARMRIGRVWPYGKSIQSDDQSNLIASLQLRDVLLTTGGTGSVRGWGEAQLGPKFVNLTLTPIEGTDSLELGARGYAPSGGLARMSGSLELQLPFPGLGDAWGTHLFFDAGRVWTPDSRFRADDPGDSERWFFGTGFGVQVRTLVGPVRISLGYKLNPSELDLRDAEPILEALLAGRPISSVPVNSKRRYHLHFSLGQSF from the coding sequence ATGCGTTCTGAGCTGACCCGGCGGCTCTGCCTCGTAGCGCTCGTTGCGATGGCCGGACTCGGCGCGCTCGCTCGGCCGCTTGCCGCACAGATTCCCTACACGGTCTTCGATGAGAACACCGAGGTCCGCTCGCTCGGGTTCGAGTTCACGACCTCGAGGACATTCAAGGAGGGAGAGCTCAAGGCGCAGATCGCGCTGAGCAATCGGGGAGCGCTTTACGGGCTTCGTCGCACGCTGGCGGCGCTTCCGATCGTCAGCTCGCCTGCCCCGCACCCCTTCGCGCCACTCGACCTGCAACGCGACGTGGCACGACTCCGGCGGTTTTATGGCAATGCGGGGTTCCTCGAAACGCAGATCTGGTATGACGTCAAGTACCATGACAACGACAACACCGTCGACATCACCTTCTTCATCGATGAAGGCCGTCCGATTCTGATTCGGGCCATCACCATCACGGCACCGGACGGCGGTGACCTGATGACCCGGCTGCCGGAGGACTACGTCGGCGAGTGGCAGCGGCGACGTGACGCCATCGGCGCCGACACAGGAGGCCGGTACACCGAGACGACCCGGGCGTGGCATGAGACCGACCTGCTGGCCTGGTGGCGCAACCGTGGCTGGGCCTTCGCAACGGTTGCAGCAAGCGCACCAATCGATACCGCTGCCGCCACCACCGAGCTGCAGTTCACCATCGACCCCGGACCCCGGACCCGAATCGGGCGGATCACGATCGAAGGCCAGGAGAGCGTCTCCGACGAGGTGATCCGGCGCGTGCTTCCCTTCCGCGAAGGACGCTGGTTCAATGCGCAGGCGCTGGCTGAGGGGCGGCAGCGGGTCTTCGGACTGGATCTGTTCCGACTGGCGCTGATCGACGTCGAGCGTGACCCCGCCAATGACTCACTCGCCAACTTGCGGATCAGAGTCACCGAGAACCCGCCGCGGCTGATTACCGGCGAGATCGGCTACGTCGGTGACGGTGGCATCAGCACCCAGGGACAGTTTGCTCACCGCAACTTCGGCGGCGGGGCCCGGACGCTTCGCGTCTCGGCGCTGGCAGAAACCGGACTGCTCAGCGTGGGCGACCTCGACAACGAAGAGTATCGTCTGTCGGTGGCGTATCGAGCACCCTGGTTTCTGCATCGGCGCTACTCGCTCACGGTTGAACCGTTCGGCTACTATCGCAACAACGTTACCGATCGATCGTGGCAAGCGGGTATCGAGACCTCGCTGGTCTATGAACTCGGTCCCTATCGGTTCATCACCTTGCAGCACCGCTACTCGCATCGACGGATTCTCGACTACCGGCTTGGCAGCGGCAGCATCATCGATCTCAACTCGCTGCTCCGGCTCATCGGCGAGGGGGCCATCGATTCGCTGAGCAGGGGCAGCCAGCGCTCGACCCTTTCGCTCTCCGGGACGGTCGGACGTTTCGACCCGACTCGCCCGGCCCGAACGGTTCAGGGCAGGCCCACGCTCGAGATCACGACGCCCGGCGGCCTCAACACCATCGAGTACTTTGCCGCGGATCTGCCGATCTTCGGCTATCTCCCGATCGGTCCGCGCGTGACCGCGACGGCACGCATGAGGATTGGGAGGGTCTGGCCGTATGGCAAATCGATTCAGAGCGACGACCAGTCGAACCTGATTGCCTCGCTGCAGCTGCGCGATGTGCTCCTGACGACCGGCGGCACCGGCTCGGTGCGCGGTTGGGGCGAAGCCCAACTCGGCCCCAAGTTCGTCAACCTGACGCTGACGCCGATCGAGGGCACGGATTCGCTCGAGCTGGGCGCCCGCGGATATGCTCCGTCGGGTGGCTTGGCGCGGATGAGCGGGTCGCTCGAACTGCAGCTGCCCTTCCCCGGCCTCGGCGACGCTTGGGGAACCCACCTCTTCTTCGACGCGGGTCGAGTCTGGACGCCGGACAGCCGGTTCCGGGCAGATGACCCGGGCGATTCGGAGCGGTGGTTCTTCGGCACCGGGTTCGGCGTTCAGGTGCGGACGCTGGTTGGGCCGGTCCGGATCAGCCTGGGCTACAAGCTCAACCCGTCGGAGCTCGATTTGCGGGATGCGGAGCCCATCCTCGAGGCCCTCCTCGCGGGCCGGCCGATCAGTTCGGTTCCGGTGAACTCAAAGCGGCGCTATCATCTTCACTTCTCGCTGGGGCAGAGTTTCTGA
- a CDS encoding HEAT repeat domain-containing protein, giving the protein MTGDSSGPAWWRQAVALEQANRLDDAERAITAAVDHIGAAASVAELYRQRMVRLAESGDQQGASAAADQAERWICHYASQATSGGEGAALSEERDRFLEEIGRGPGTVTGPPVAESPLDRFIRSMARNRERWHDGIGYDLEALSVASPDARRLIEDRLLEKRPRSWHDIEALAALDTPRARAAIFAALDDPDAMVRAAVTRFAAAQLDRDAATASLVRGLETAEFYGGLTQLLDQVETFHPAAVIDALLRGTLNREGEVAVHFAAMLVYLHGKASEPFEMSLRPFFLTFHTESTVERAAAFRELCGRIGVDPGPYLA; this is encoded by the coding sequence GTGACGGGCGATTCCAGCGGACCGGCCTGGTGGCGCCAGGCCGTCGCGCTCGAGCAGGCCAATCGACTCGATGACGCTGAACGCGCGATCACAGCCGCGGTCGACCACATCGGGGCGGCGGCGTCCGTCGCCGAGTTGTACCGTCAACGCATGGTCCGACTTGCGGAGTCGGGAGATCAGCAGGGTGCCAGCGCCGCTGCGGACCAGGCCGAGCGATGGATCTGCCATTACGCCAGCCAGGCCACCAGCGGCGGCGAGGGCGCCGCGCTTTCGGAGGAGCGCGATCGCTTCCTCGAGGAGATCGGTCGGGGCCCGGGCACCGTCACCGGTCCGCCGGTGGCGGAGTCGCCGCTCGACCGGTTCATCCGGAGTATGGCGCGGAACCGGGAACGCTGGCATGACGGTATCGGCTACGACTTGGAGGCGCTGTCGGTTGCCTCGCCAGATGCCCGACGCCTGATCGAAGATCGACTGCTCGAGAAGCGGCCGCGCTCCTGGCATGACATCGAGGCGCTGGCTGCGCTCGACACGCCGCGAGCCCGGGCCGCGATCTTCGCCGCACTCGACGACCCTGACGCCATGGTCCGGGCTGCCGTCACGCGATTTGCGGCTGCGCAGCTTGATCGAGACGCGGCAACGGCGTCTCTCGTGCGCGGCCTGGAAACAGCCGAGTTCTATGGGGGATTGACGCAACTGCTGGATCAGGTGGAAACGTTCCATCCTGCTGCTGTCATCGACGCGCTGCTTCGGGGCACGCTGAACCGCGAAGGCGAAGTGGCCGTACACTTTGCGGCGATGCTGGTGTACCTCCATGGCAAGGCGAGCGAGCCGTTTGAGATGAGCCTCCGTCCGTTCTTCCTGACCTTTCACACCGAATCGACGGTGGAGCGCGCGGCAGCGTTTCGAGAGCTCTGCGGCCGGATCGGTGTCGACCCCGGACCGTACCTGGCCTGA